The following is a genomic window from Paenibacillus thiaminolyticus.
AACAGCTGGATGGCGCGAGTGCCACGGATAAGGACAAGCAATTGATAAATAATATAGCTCACGGCCAGAATATCTATAACATCCTTGAGCATGTTCGGCCACGTCATGTCCGCAAAATAATTCATGCTGGTACCCCCAACATTCCCTGATAAAATCATTCATCTACAGCGTTCTCTCATGAACTTAACTATATACTTTTCTCCGCCATGACGCAAAACTCCTGTCTGAACCAAAAAAACTCTCCTACAGACATCGCAGGAGAGCTTGATATCGGTCAAGAGGCCGACCGATGTCCCGTCAAGGGACATCCGGCTTTGTACCGAACAAACTAGTAATTTGGTACCATATCCAGCTGATGGCTTCGTCGATCTGGTGAACCGATCCCGAAATATTCGCGGTGGATGCCTGGAACAGCTTCCCGTCGATGACGGTGACGTCTCCCTTCACCTTGCCGTACACTTCGGCTGCGCCATTGCGAATCGTCAGATCGCCGGCTACCTCCTTGTCAGGAGGCACGATGACGACGTTATTCTCAATGACAACGCCATCCAGATTCGAGCCTTTCACGACGAGCTGTTTATCTGAATTCCACATACTGAGCCAACTGGTCATCATAACCACAACAAAGACGGCCGCAACCGTAATTGCGGGATGCCGCTTCACCCATACCGAAAAGGCGCTGCGCTGCTTCGGCTTCGGGATAATACTCATAATGCGGTCGGTGAGATCCTCGGATACGGGCTGCAAACGATGATTGAACCCGTACAGCAGACGGTCCGTATGCTCCAACTCACGGAATCGCTCATGGCAAGCCGGGCAACCAAGCATATGCTTTTTCAGTTCCACCGCACATTCTCGGTCCAAATCGTCATCCAGAAGATCATGCATCAATGAGACGGCTTGTTTGCAATCCATTTGAGCCAGTCCTTTCTTGAAGTCTCATAAAATAACCCGCAAGTTCGAAACTCTCAATCCGGCCGGAAGAGGAGTCGGACATTTGCCGGTCTCATATACGTTACGCTGCAGCAATCGAATAGTTTCAAACAAATAATCTGTTATTAATGCCTATAATTTCCGTTCCAGCTTTTTGCGCAAAAATTCCCTTCCCCGGTGCACGCGCGTTTTAATGGTCGTGACCGGCATATCCAGCACATCACTGATCTCCTGCAGCGACATATCCTGCAAGTACCGCAGCACCATGACCGATTTATATTTGGACGGCAGGCTATTAATCGCTTCCTGCACCATGCGTTGGGTCTCGCTGACAATCAGATACGATTCCGGCGTCCGATCGTCGCTTGGAATCATCGCATATCCGTCCACGCCCTCCTGCTCCGTCATCTCGGCATCCAGGGAGTAACTCGGCTTCCGCTTGCGAAGCCGATCGATACATAAGTTCGTCCCAATTCGGTAAATCCACGTGGAGAACTTCTGATTCTCGTCGTAGCGGTCCAGATTGCGGTATACGCGCAAAAAGGTATCCTGCACCACGTCCTCCGCCTCATGCCGGTTATTCAGCATGCGGTAGGCCAGGTGATAGATCTTATCTTTATATAATTCGACAATCTCGGCGAAAGCCCGTGTGTCTCCTTTGCGGGCCAATCTCGCGAGCCGTTTCTCCAATGTATTCACGGTCTCCCTCCATCCTCACTGCCCGTTAATGCCGATGTCTTCCACAATCATTGCGGTACAATGACAATGCCGGACATCGCAAGCAGGAATCCGAACCTCTGGAGCACCGTCCCCTGTACTCTGTCCATCCGTCCATTCATCACGCAGCACGATGGCCGTCCAATAATGCGTGCTTCACAGGGAATGCTGCCCTCCGTCACGCTTCAAGGCCCGTCCACGATTCCTTTCTCTCTCGTTGAACCTGTCCTGCGTCTACACAGGAAAAGTCGAGCCTTGAATACTCAAGACTCGACTGCATCGTCGCTTGCTTCCTACGCTGGTCGAATCGACGAATCCTATATACGGTGATCCCTACTCGTCAACCTGTATTCCGAAGTCCTGCCGCAATGCCATTAATGGTCAATAGCACTTCACGAAGCAGAATCGGATTGTCATTGCCCGCTTCACGCAGTTCACGCAATTCGGATACGAGACCAACCTGCATATAGCTGAGCGGATCCACATACGGATTGCGGAGCCGGATCGATTCCTGAATGACCGGGACATTGTCGAGAATCTCCTGCTGCCCCGTAATCTTGAGAATCAAATCCGACGTTAACTTATATTCTTCTTCAATCTGGCTGAAGATGCGTTCCCGCACGGCATCGTCCTTCACCATGCCGGAATACTCCTTCGCGATGACCAGATCGGCCTTGGCCAATGCCATCTGCAGGCTGTCAATCATCGACTGGAAGAAGGAATAATGGCGGTACATGTCGCGCATCACGGCCAGATTCTCTTCCTTGCCTTGATAGAAGCTCTGCAGTCCCGTTCCTGCCGCATACCAAGCCGGCAGCAGATATCGGCTCTGCGTCCACGCAAACACCCATGGAATGGCACGCAAATCCTCAAACCGGTCGCTGTTCTTCCGCTTCGAAGGCCGGGAACCGATGTTCAGCTCGCCGACTTCAGGCAGCGGCGTCGATTCCTTGAAGTAAGTCAGGAAATCCGGATCCCGGAAGATCAAGTCCTGATATTTCTGCAACGACGTCTGGGAAATGCTCTCCATCAGCTCTTTCCACTTGGATTCATACAAATCCGTATGGGCTGTCCGTGCCAGCATAGCGGCTTGAATGAGCGCAGAGGTCGCTTGCTCCAGACTGCGGTAGGCAATGCCCTGCATCGCGTAGCGGGAGGACAGAACCTCACCCTGCTCCGTAATCTTGATGCCGCCCCCAATCGTATGCGGCGGCTGGGCAAGAATACTCCGGTTCAGCGGCATTCCCCCGCGGCCAAGCGCGCCGCCCCGTCCATGGAAGAACTTAATTTTAACATTATAGTCTTGAGCCATTGCTGTCAATTCTTTAAGTGCCATCCGCAGCTCCCAGTTGGCGGTAAATACGCCTCCGTCCTTGTTGCTGTCGGAGTACCCCAGCATAATCTCCTGCACATTGCTCATGGCGCTGACTGCGCTGCGGTAGATTGGAAGGTCGAACAACCGCTTCATGATGCCTGGCGCTTCATGGAGGTCGTCTATCGTCTCGAACAGCGGCACGGCCTGAATCGTGCAGTGAACCTTGCCGTTCTCTTCTTGACGGAACAAGCCGACTTCCTTGGCGAGCAGCATGACCTCCAGCACGTCGCTGGCCGCCTCCGCCATGCTGATCAAATAACTGGTGATGCATTTCTCGCCGAATTCCTTCTGGGCGCGCTGGATCGTGCGGTAGACGTCCAGACATTCCCGGGTCGACTCGCTGTACTCTATATAGGACGACACCAATGGTCTTGGGTCCTGCAAAAGTTTATGAAGCAAATCGATTTTTTCTTCTTCGCTGAGCGCGCCGTAATTATCGACAATCTTCATGTTGGCCAAAATTTCGGTCATGGCGCTCTCATGCTCTTTGCTGTGCTGGCGAATATCAAGCGCAGCCATGTAGAACCCGAACAATTCCACTTGGCGAATCAGCTTCGCAACAAGCGTATCGGCTACATAATCCGCGTAGTGATGGCGCAGACTACGGTCAATGATGCGCAGATCCTCCACGAATTCTACAGGATCGCGATAACGCGCAGAAGTGTCTCGTGTAGACTCGTCCATCATATTATGCAAGCGCTCGAACATGTAGATTAACTTCATGCGATATGGTTCTTTTTCATTGTTCCAAAATGCCGTCCGCTTCAAAGGGACATTCTCGTGATCGGCCGCAACCGATTGCAGCAGCTCATCGGATACCTGCACAATGCTGGTGCTGAAGCTCAGGCTGCGGAACAATTCCTTCAGCCGTTCTTCATATTTGTGAATCGCAAGCTTCCGGTGCATCTGCAACGTCTCCCACGTCACCTCCGCCGTAACGGATGGATTGCCGTCGCGGTCTCCCCCGATCCACGAACCGAACCGCAGATACGTAGGCACATGCCAGCTCTGCGTCGGATAATATTTATCAAGGCAACGTTCCAGTTCCTGATATACCTCAGGCAGAACATCGAATAACGTCTCATTGAAGTAATACAATCCATTGCGGACCTCGTCCAATACCGTCGGCTTCCGATCCCGGAGTTCATCCGTCTGCCACAGCGTAATGACTTCATTCAACAGCTTGTCACGCAGCTGCTCCCGCTCCCGGTACGTCAGCGTAGGATTATCAAGCAGCATCATGTCTTCCGCAATCCGCTTATGAATATCGAGAATCGCACGGCGCATCGCCTCGGTCGGATGGGCGGTCATGACGAGCTCCAGTGAGATGCTGTCCAGAATCTGGCGCAATTCCTCTTCCGAACAATTGCGTTCCTTCAATTCCAGAATGACGCTCTCGATCGAGCCTGGTTGGACCGT
Proteins encoded in this region:
- a CDS encoding zf-HC2 domain-containing protein, which gives rise to MDCKQAVSLMHDLLDDDLDRECAVELKKHMLGCPACHERFRELEHTDRLLYGFNHRLQPVSEDLTDRIMSIIPKPKQRSAFSVWVKRHPAITVAAVFVVVMMTSWLSMWNSDKQLVVKGSNLDGVVIENNVVIVPPDKEVAGDLTIRNGAAEVYGKVKGDVTVIDGKLFQASTANISGSVHQIDEAISWIWYQITSLFGTKPDVP
- the sigW gene encoding RNA polymerase sigma factor SigW; the protein is MNTLEKRLARLARKGDTRAFAEIVELYKDKIYHLAYRMLNNRHEAEDVVQDTFLRVYRNLDRYDENQKFSTWIYRIGTNLCIDRLRKRKPSYSLDAEMTEQEGVDGYAMIPSDDRTPESYLIVSETQRMVQEAINSLPSKYKSVMVLRYLQDMSLQEISDVLDMPVTTIKTRVHRGREFLRKKLERKL
- the ppc gene encoding phosphoenolpyruvate carboxylase, yielding MTDLTLTASKANSNNLLRRDVRFLGNILGEVLVHQGGNGLLDIVEKIREISKSLRAVFLPELYEEFKQLINTLNPDIRHQVIRAFAIYFQLVNIAEQNHRVRRKRDYERSAGETVQPGSIESVILELKERNCSEEELRQILDSISLELVMTAHPTEAMRRAILDIHKRIAEDMMLLDNPTLTYREREQLRDKLLNEVITLWQTDELRDRKPTVLDEVRNGLYYFNETLFDVLPEVYQELERCLDKYYPTQSWHVPTYLRFGSWIGGDRDGNPSVTAEVTWETLQMHRKLAIHKYEERLKELFRSLSFSTSIVQVSDELLQSVAADHENVPLKRTAFWNNEKEPYRMKLIYMFERLHNMMDESTRDTSARYRDPVEFVEDLRIIDRSLRHHYADYVADTLVAKLIRQVELFGFYMAALDIRQHSKEHESAMTEILANMKIVDNYGALSEEEKIDLLHKLLQDPRPLVSSYIEYSESTRECLDVYRTIQRAQKEFGEKCITSYLISMAEAASDVLEVMLLAKEVGLFRQEENGKVHCTIQAVPLFETIDDLHEAPGIMKRLFDLPIYRSAVSAMSNVQEIMLGYSDSNKDGGVFTANWELRMALKELTAMAQDYNVKIKFFHGRGGALGRGGMPLNRSILAQPPHTIGGGIKITEQGEVLSSRYAMQGIAYRSLEQATSALIQAAMLARTAHTDLYESKWKELMESISQTSLQKYQDLIFRDPDFLTYFKESTPLPEVGELNIGSRPSKRKNSDRFEDLRAIPWVFAWTQSRYLLPAWYAAGTGLQSFYQGKEENLAVMRDMYRHYSFFQSMIDSLQMALAKADLVIAKEYSGMVKDDAVRERIFSQIEEEYKLTSDLILKITGQQEILDNVPVIQESIRLRNPYVDPLSYMQVGLVSELRELREAGNDNPILLREVLLTINGIAAGLRNTG